GGACCACCATGCCCCAGTCGCTGGTCTCGGCCTGGGCCTGCTGGCCTAGCGCGGTGAGGGTGCGGCCGAGTTCGGTGTAGTCCCTGGACACCTCATTCTGCAGACGGGTCCAGGCCTCGTCGTCGTCGCGCACGGCGCTCAGGGCCTGCTCGGCGCGGCGCGCCAGGTTCAGCGCAGGCTCGATGGTCCAGGCCGCGTTCAGCGGTGGGGCCTCCAGGTCCGGCAGCGCGATGGCCAGCAGGCCAGTGGCGGCAAAGCCCTGCCACTGAACAATGGCCTGCTGGCGCGCGCCGCCGCGCTCGTCCAGCCGGGTGGCGGCTGCCTGGCTGCGCTGTTCGGCGCGGGCGCGCGCCTCGCCGGCCTGGCGGCGTTGCTCGTGCTGCTGCCTGAGTTGTGCCTCGCCATCCTGCACGGCCTGCCGTGCCTCGGTCAAGCGCCGCCGCACGGCGTCGACCTCGGCGCCGACGGACTCCAGCAGCGTTTGCCAGCTGATGTGCGCTTGCTCGGCCAGCGTGGCACGTTCGGCAGCCTGCTCGGCGGCGTGCCGGGCGTCGGCGGCGGCCTCCTGTTCGCGCGCTTGCTGCTGCGCCTGTTCGGCCAGCGCGTCACGCCACTCGCGCGCGGCATGGGCCAGGGCGTGGATCTGCTCGCCCAGGCGCTGTGCGGCCCGGGCGATGCCCTGCAGGGCGCTGCGCTCGGGCGGCAGGGCCAGGTCCTCGGCATCGTGTGCCAATGCCTGCCGGGCCTGCTCCCAGGCCTGCGCGGCCTCGCGCCAGCGCTGGTCGGTCTGGTCCAGCCGCGTACGGGCGGCCAGCAACTCGCGCGCGCTGGCGGCGGCCTCGGCGTGGGCGCTGCGCAGGGCGTCATCGGCTGGAGCCTGCTGCCATTCCTGCGCGGCCTGCAACTGCGCGGCGTCGAGCCGCATCTGGCGCTGCTGCAATGCGGTGGCCGTGTCGGCCAGCGCGGCCAGCCGGGTGGCGATGTCCTCCAGCCGGCGCGCACGTGCGGCGGCACGGGCGGCGTAGCCGATGAACTCGGCGCCCGGCTTGGACCAGGCACCGGCCAGTGTGCCGAGGCGGAAGCGCCCGACAGGCGACAGCCAGGTCTCGGCGCTGCCAGCGTCGTGCGCGGTGCAGGCCACGCCTTGCAGCAGGCGTTCCACCAGGGCTGGCGCCACGATGGTGGCACTGCCGGCGTCGTCGGCGCTGGCGGTCGGGGTCAGCCACAGGGCCAGCGAGTCCGGCCGGGCAGCCCGCTCGCGCCATTGCGTGTCGTGAACGAGGGGCACGCCGTCTGTGCCCAGCAGTGCACCGTCGGGCGTCACCCAGGCATCCAGCAGGCCGGCGGCCTGCAACGCGGCCTCCAGGCCGGCGCGCTCGCTGGCCGGCACCTGCGACTGGAAGTCCACCAGCTGCCACAGCGGTGCACCGGGGCGCTCGCTGCGCCCTGGCACATCGCGCCAGGGCGCAGCGGTGGGTGCAGCATCCTCGCCCAGCGCCAGGCGTTCACGCTCGGCCTGCAGGGTGTCGCGTTCGGCTTCCAGCGCCTGCTGTTCGGCCCGCAGCGCGGCGCGGTCCTGCGCCAGCCGCTGTACCGCTGCCTGCTGGGCCTGCTGCAGGGCGGTTCGCGCCGGGTTTTCGCCCTCCAGGTTCAGCGTCCAGGTGCCGAGGGCCAGCAGTGCCGCGTCGGCATCGGGGCAGTGCAGCTGGCGCAGGCCGTCCAGATGATGTTGCCAGGCCTGGACGAGCGCGTCGGCCTGGGTGTTCACCGCTTCGTCGGCGCTGGCGCGGCGCTCGGCGGCCGCGTCGGCTTCGTCGCGGCACAGGTCGCGCTGCTCCTGCACGCGGGCATGGGCCTCGGCCGCGCGGTCGCTGGCGTCGCAGCGCTGCAGCAGCACGTCGATCTGCTCGCGGCGTGTGCTGACGGCACGTTGCAGCTGCTGGCGGTCGGCATCGAGTGCGGCCGGCGCCAGCGCTGTCGGGTCGCTGGTGCTGGCCAGCGGGCTGGGGCTCAACATGGCACCGAGCCCGGCCTGCCCGGCGACGTGGGCGGTGGCTTCGCGCTGCGTGGCCAGGGCCTGCGCCGCGCGCGTGCTGGTGGCGGCGCGCTGCTGGTGGGCCTGTTGCTCGCGCGTGTGGCGGGTCTCGGCCTCGCGACGCGCACCTTGTGCGCGGGCGGCATCGTCCTGGAGGCGACGCGCATCGTGCTCAGCCTTTTCCAGCTGCCGGGCGCTGGCCATGGCCGGGTCGCTTTGCAGCGCCTCCTGGCGCGTGCGGGCGGCCTGCAGCGTGGCCTCGGCCTGCGTGAGCAGCTCGTTGGCGGCCGCCTCGGTGGCCTGGGCCTGCGCCTGTGCCGTGCGGCTGTCGTTGAGCTCCCGGCTGGCGTTGTCGTAGGCGGTCTGGGCGCTGCGCAGCTCGCGGGCCTGGCGGCGCGCGCGGGTGGCGGCGTAGCGCTGGTAGCGCTGGCTGAACTGGCTGACCGCGCGCTCCAGCGCCTCGTACTCGGCCAGCTCGCGGCGGTACTCCTCAAGCTGGTTGAGCGCGTCGGCCACGTCGGCCAGCAGGTCGGCGCTCAGCGGCGGCAGCGCTTCGGTCAGCGCGTTGGACAGGCTGGCCTCATCCGGCTTCTTCGACAGCTGCGGCTGGCGCAACTGGATCAGCGTGTCCATCAACGCGCCGTAGCGCTCCACGCCCAGGTGGAACAGCCGCTCGTCGACCGCGCGGCGGTACTCGGTGGCGTTGGGAAAGAGCTGGCCGCGTGCCGGCGCTGCCGCGGCGTCCAGCGCGTCGCGCAGGCGCTCGCGGGTGAGCACCACGCGGTTGGCACCGATCAGCCACAGGTCCTGACCGATGCGGCCACCCGCGGGCCCGCCTTCCAGCAAGAAAAACCAGCTGTCGACCTGCGCACGCGCGGCCGCCGCCGACAGCCCGCAGCCCAGCGTCAGGTACTGCGGCGCGCCGTCCTCGCCCAGCCGGCCCAGCTCCAGCCAGCAGTAGCCCATGCGGCGCTCATGCCGGCCCAGCAGCAGGTTCCAGGCCATCTTCTTGCCCGGATCGCCATCGGGCTCGATGCGCGAGGGCTTGAGCTGCGCGTCGAACAGAAAGGGCAGCGTCAGCGACAGCACCTTGGACTTGCCGGTGCCGTTGTTGCCGCGCAGCAGCAAATGCCCGTCGCGGAACCAGAACTCCTCGCTGTCGTAATGGAACAGCTCCACCAGCCCCAGGCGCAGCGGTTGCCAGCGCGTGCGCGCGGGCAGGGGCAGGGCGGGGCGGTCTGCGTGATCGTTGCGGTCAAGGCGGTCTGCCCTGGCCAGCGGGTCGGTGGTGATGCTCATGGGGTCAGAACAGATCGCTCTGGGCCGTCCGCGCCGCGGGCGTGGTGCGCACTTCGGTGTCGCCCAGGGCGTAGCGTGCCAGGGCCGGCAGGGGGCGTACCTGTGCGGCGGTGCGCTCCACCAGCCGCAGCTGCGCCAGCCGTTCCAGCGCGCAGCGGGCCAGCTCATGCTCGGCGCCTTCCTCGCGCGCGGACCTGCGCCAGTAGCGGCCGTAGCGTTCGCGCACGCCGGCCAGGAAGGTGGCGATGTCGGCCTCGGCCACCGGCCGCGCGGTGTCGTCGGCACGCAGCCGCTCGGCCAGGTGTTCGGCCACCAGCAGGGTGGCGTGCGCGTCCGTGCCCTCGGCCGGCATGGCCACGTCGGTGAGCTCGCCGTCCTCGTCGACCAGGGCCAGGCCTTCGGCACGCTGCTCGGCGGCCAGGCCGGTGGCCTCGCACAGCCGGGCGGCCATGGCGCCGCGCTGGTTGACGAAGTAGGCCCGCTGGGCCTCGTCGAGCGTGTCGAGGTAGACCACCGGGTCGTCCAGCAGGCGGCGCGCCAGGTGGTGGCGCAAGGCCGTGCGCTGGCCCTCGTCGCTGTCGGGCACCTGTTCGTTGACCAGCGAGGCCAGGCGCTCGTCCAGCGTCACCGGCGCCTGCTCCGCCGCCCAGGTGGACGGGCCGCGCACAGCGGCGAGCAGGCCGGCCAGCACGCGGCGCTGGACGTCGTACAGGGCGTCCGCGCCCTCGCCAGCGCCGGCCGTGCTGTCGCGCGCGTAGCTTTCCTCATCGCCCGCCACGCGTTGGAGGATGCCCAGCGCCAGCAGGCTGCGGCACACGGCCACCAGCTCGCGGCGCTCGTGCACGACGGTCAGCGTGAATTCGAAGCCGCGCGACTTCAGCAGCGGGTCTGCCGCCAGCGCCAGCAGCCGCTCGCCCAGCAGGCGCAGGGTGATCTGCGCCTCGGCACGCTCCAGCACCGCACAGGCCAGGCAGAGCAGCACGTAGCGGCGCCGCTCGTAGCCGACCAATCCGCGGCTGGCATCGCCCAGATCGGCCGGGCGCTTGTACAGGCGGGCACAGTCGCGTTCCACGTGCAGCGGCCAGCCGGTCTCGCGCGCAAACCAGGTGCGCAGCTCGTCGGCATGCCGGCGCACGGCCGCAAACTCGGGGTGAGTGGCCGTCATCAGCGGCGTCATCAGCAAGGCCCGCAGCGCGCGGCAGCGCTCCTCGTCACGGTGCAGGCTTTGCTGCAGGGCGATCGTTCGGGCTGGCGTGCGCACCGCCGCGATGGGCGCGATGGGCGCGTTCATGTTCCGTCCTTCACCGCGGTGATGGTGAGCATGTGGTCACGACCGGCCAGTATGCCGGCGCTCGTGCGGATCTCGGCATGGCTGCCCCGCGCCAGCGGCTCCAAGCGGATGCGCAGCAGGCCGTCGCCGCTCAGGCGTTCCACGGCGGCATCCGGGTGGGCCTGCGCGGCCAGTGCCTCGCCCAACAGCGCGAGGAACAGGCTGAAGGCATGGGTGTCCAGCCCCTGCGGCCCGTCTGGCGTGCACAGCTGCGACAGCCGCGTGGGCTGCCCGTTGGCCAGTCGCTGGCGGGCCGCTTCGATCTGGCGGTGCTCCTCCTGCAACTGGGCGGCCAGCAGGCGGCGCTCCTCGTCGCGCACCTGCACGCGCGGCAGCGCGCCGCGCGGCGCTGCCTCGCCGTACTCGCGCAGCCTCGGGTGGATGCGCAGCGCGGGCGCCGCCGCCCACGGCGTGCTGGCCGGAAGCTCCTGTGCACCGGGTTGCCGTGCGGGGTCGAGTGCAAAGTGGCGCGCCGGCTGCAGTGCCAAGGCCGCGCGCGCCAGGCGGTGCGCCTGATCGTCGTCGGCACAGGCGGCGAACCAGTGCGCCAGCATGCGGAAGTCTGCCGAGCGGTCACTGCGCCCGCTGCGCCGCTCGTTGAGCGCGGCCACGGCCGCCAGCAGTTGCGGGATGGCTGCGCGGGCCTTGGCGCGCAGGAGTTCGGCCTGTGGCGGCTCGTGCCGATCGGCCACGAACCAATGGCGCAGGCCATGCCAGCGCTCGCGCCAGTCGAGCAGGCCGCGGGTGAGTGCGTCGCGCTGGCCAGCCTCGTCACCCGGCGCGGCGTCGCGCGCTTCGCGCTGCACGGCCAACTCGAGCAGAGTCTCGATGCGCGACGCCAGCGCCACGATGCGCCGGGCGATGCCGCCGGAGCGCCCGACCAGGTCGCCGATGAAGCGCTCGAGGTAGTCGATCAGCCGGCGCTTGTAGGCCAGCACCGCCTCAGCGTCGGCCTGCTGCAGTTCGATGCTGCGGGCGATGCCGGCCATGAAGGCCTGGGCATTGTCAGCCAGGCCCTCGAACACGCGCACCAGGTCGCGCAGCGTGGCGTGCACCTTGGCAGCGTCCGGTGCGTTGTCCTCCGCCAGCGCCTGCAGCGTCTCCAGCAGCTGGGCAATGTCCTCCAGCGCCACGGTCTGCAGCTCGGCGCGGCGCGACAGCGTCTGGGCAAAGGTCTGCAGGGCCGCCTCGACCGCCTCGCCGCCCTGCGACAGGCGGTACAGGTACTTGGCACGGTAGAAGTCGGCGATGCTGGCCACGCGTGTCGTGTCGGGCTGTGACTCCAGATTGCCCCATTCGGTGAGCTGATTCAGCGCGGTCTGCAGTTCCTCCAGCCGCGGCGGTGCGGGCAGGGCGTCCCAGCGGCCCTCGGCCAGCAGCTCATCCGGCCGCAGGTGCAGGCGGAACTGGCGCTTGGCGGCGGCAAAGGCGTCCATCACGGCGCGGTACAGCGCCGCCTTCTCGGCGCTGACGTGGCGAAAGAGTTCGGCCTGCCGGCGCGCCGGCAAGGGGGCGACCATCGTCATGCCGGTTCCAGCGTCACCACGTTGATCTCCCGCCCGACGCACTCGCGCGCCACGTCGACCAGATGCTCGTGGTGGGTGAGGAAGATCACCTGCGTGCGGCGCGCCAGCTCACCCAGCGCTGCCAGGCCGGCGCGTGAGCGGCTGTCGTGGAAGTTGACGAACAGGTCGTCGGCGATGAAGGGCAGCGACCGGTCGCTGGCGATGTGCAGCTCCAGCGCGGCCAGCCGCAGCGCCAGGAAGAGCTGGTCGCGCGTGCCCTCGCTCAGGCCGTCGATGTGCACCCGCTCACCGTCCGGGCGCAACGCAATCAGCCGCGGCGGCGTCACCTCGAAGT
The Sphaerotilus microaerophilus DNA segment above includes these coding regions:
- a CDS encoding TIGR02680 family protein — translated: MSITTDPLARADRLDRNDHADRPALPLPARTRWQPLRLGLVELFHYDSEEFWFRDGHLLLRGNNGTGKSKVLSLTLPFLFDAQLKPSRIEPDGDPGKKMAWNLLLGRHERRMGYCWLELGRLGEDGAPQYLTLGCGLSAAAARAQVDSWFFLLEGGPAGGRIGQDLWLIGANRVVLTRERLRDALDAAAAPARGQLFPNATEYRRAVDERLFHLGVERYGALMDTLIQLRQPQLSKKPDEASLSNALTEALPPLSADLLADVADALNQLEEYRRELAEYEALERAVSQFSQRYQRYAATRARRQARELRSAQTAYDNASRELNDSRTAQAQAQATEAAANELLTQAEATLQAARTRQEALQSDPAMASARQLEKAEHDARRLQDDAARAQGARREAETRHTREQQAHQQRAATSTRAAQALATQREATAHVAGQAGLGAMLSPSPLASTSDPTALAPAALDADRQQLQRAVSTRREQIDVLLQRCDASDRAAEAHARVQEQRDLCRDEADAAAERRASADEAVNTQADALVQAWQHHLDGLRQLHCPDADAALLALGTWTLNLEGENPARTALQQAQQAAVQRLAQDRAALRAEQQALEAERDTLQAERERLALGEDAAPTAAPWRDVPGRSERPGAPLWQLVDFQSQVPASERAGLEAALQAAGLLDAWVTPDGALLGTDGVPLVHDTQWRERAARPDSLALWLTPTASADDAGSATIVAPALVERLLQGVACTAHDAGSAETWLSPVGRFRLGTLAGAWSKPGAEFIGYAARAAARARRLEDIATRLAALADTATALQQRQMRLDAAQLQAAQEWQQAPADDALRSAHAEAAASARELLAARTRLDQTDQRWREAAQAWEQARQALAHDAEDLALPPERSALQGIARAAQRLGEQIHALAHAAREWRDALAEQAQQQAREQEAAADARHAAEQAAERATLAEQAHISWQTLLESVGAEVDAVRRRLTEARQAVQDGEAQLRQQHEQRRQAGEARARAEQRSQAAATRLDERGGARQQAIVQWQGFAATGLLAIALPDLEAPPLNAAWTIEPALNLARRAEQALSAVRDDDEAWTRLQNEVSRDYTELGRTLTALGQQAQAETSDWGMVVHIVYRNRPERPDQLGLHLAGEIAQRVEMLTAREREVMENHLQAEIAAAVQKLLREAERQVGAVNDELHKRPTSTGVRFRLQWQTAPEGGTDGAPVGLAVARQRLLHTSADLWSAEDRRVVGEMLQQRIAAERARADAEQGGSLLEQLARALDYRRWHRFRVQRWQDGQWRPLSGPASSGERALGLTVPLFAAVSSFYSQSGSAIAPRLVLLDEAFAGIDDAARAHCWALVREFDLDFVITSEREWACSAELPGVAIAQLQRREGVDAVHVSRWTWDGHARRREDDPDRRFAPLAAQDA
- a CDS encoding TIGR02678 family protein; translation: MNAPIAPIAAVRTPARTIALQQSLHRDEERCRALRALLMTPLMTATHPEFAAVRRHADELRTWFARETGWPLHVERDCARLYKRPADLGDASRGLVGYERRRYVLLCLACAVLERAEAQITLRLLGERLLALAADPLLKSRGFEFTLTVVHERRELVAVCRSLLALGILQRVAGDEESYARDSTAGAGEGADALYDVQRRVLAGLLAAVRGPSTWAAEQAPVTLDERLASLVNEQVPDSDEGQRTALRHHLARRLLDDPVVYLDTLDEAQRAYFVNQRGAMAARLCEATGLAAEQRAEGLALVDEDGELTDVAMPAEGTDAHATLLVAEHLAERLRADDTARPVAEADIATFLAGVRERYGRYWRRSAREEGAEHELARCALERLAQLRLVERTAAQVRPLPALARYALGDTEVRTTPAARTAQSDLF
- a CDS encoding TIGR02677 family protein, with translation MTMVAPLPARRQAELFRHVSAEKAALYRAVMDAFAAAKRQFRLHLRPDELLAEGRWDALPAPPRLEELQTALNQLTEWGNLESQPDTTRVASIADFYRAKYLYRLSQGGEAVEAALQTFAQTLSRRAELQTVALEDIAQLLETLQALAEDNAPDAAKVHATLRDLVRVFEGLADNAQAFMAGIARSIELQQADAEAVLAYKRRLIDYLERFIGDLVGRSGGIARRIVALASRIETLLELAVQREARDAAPGDEAGQRDALTRGLLDWRERWHGLRHWFVADRHEPPQAELLRAKARAAIPQLLAAVAALNERRSGRSDRSADFRMLAHWFAACADDDQAHRLARAALALQPARHFALDPARQPGAQELPASTPWAAAPALRIHPRLREYGEAAPRGALPRVQVRDEERRLLAAQLQEEHRQIEAARQRLANGQPTRLSQLCTPDGPQGLDTHAFSLFLALLGEALAAQAHPDAAVERLSGDGLLRIRLEPLARGSHAEIRTSAGILAGRDHMLTITAVKDGT